From a single Nocardioides sp. dk884 genomic region:
- the msrB gene encoding peptide-methionine (R)-S-oxide reductase MsrB, translated as MGYDVEKTDEEWRELLSPEEYAVLRQAGTERAFTGEYNDTETTGIYRCRACQAKLFESDTKFHSGCGWPSFYQPVTDTIEYIEDTSHGMKRVEVRCASCGSHLGHVFPDGYGTPTGDRYCINSLSLTLEPAAPAEGAGEQL; from the coding sequence ATGGGCTACGACGTGGAGAAGACCGACGAGGAGTGGCGCGAGCTGCTCTCCCCCGAGGAGTACGCCGTGCTGCGTCAGGCGGGCACCGAGCGGGCCTTCACCGGCGAGTACAACGACACCGAGACGACCGGCATCTACCGCTGCCGGGCCTGCCAGGCCAAGCTGTTCGAGTCGGACACCAAGTTCCACTCCGGCTGCGGCTGGCCGTCGTTCTACCAGCCGGTCACCGACACCATCGAGTACATCGAGGACACCTCCCACGGCATGAAGCGCGTCGAGGTGCGCTGCGCCTCCTGCGGCTCCCACCTCGGCCACGTCTTCCCCGACGGCTATGGCACCCCCACGGGCGACCGCTACTGCATCAACAGCCTGAGCCTGACCCTGGAGCCGGCCGCACCTGCCGAGGGAGCCGGCGAGCAGCTGTAA